DNA from Bacteroidia bacterium:
ACGCTTCGGTGCTACGCTTCGCTCCGCACTGGGCTAACGCCCACCCTTCGCATGCCTCACGCAAGGGATCTCTGAAAAAATCGTTTTTCTGTGTGTTATGCAAGGTTTTAGCTTGTAAGTACTTGTACTTCAAGCTTAAACAAGGTAAAGACATAATGGCACAGGTCATCTGCGTGAGGGGCATGGAGCATGCCCGTAAGGGCAGTACGAAGCGCAGCGAAGTACCGAAGCGAAGCGTAGTGCGGAATGCACCGACCCTTGCGTCAGCAAGGGACACGCCCAAGAAAATGCTTGAAAAATGTTATATTTTTAGTATTTTTGTGTTAATTATGAGAACGTTAGACGAAATTTATGAGGAATTGGTACTGTACAAAAGCACTTTTCCTGAACTGGCAGGGCTGAGCAACCCTTCCAATACAGCTATATGGAAACTATGGCTGCGTATTGTGGCTTTTGCGGTCTGGACAATGGAAAATTTTTTTGACCTACACAAAAGAGAAGTAGATGAAACTATACGAAAATACAAAATTGGCACACCTAAATGGTACGTAGAAATGACTAAATTATTTCAATATGGATATACCTTGCCACCTGAAAGTGTATATTACAACGTCATCGATGAGAGTGCAAGAATTATCAAACAGTGCAGCGCCAAAGTAGATATGGACGGCGTTTTGGTGATTAAAGTTGCGAAGGAAAGTGGGGGCAACCTTGTACCATTGGCTTCCGGTGAGGTTACGGCATTAGAAGCGTATTTGGACAGAATACAGTTTGCAGGGGTGCGGTTGAGAGTGGCTACCTTCCCTGCCGATATATTACGACTAAACGCTATTGTGTACTACAACGGTGAGATTCCGCTAACTACCTATCAAAATACATTTGAAAACGCCGTAAAAGCGTACTTGAAAAGTATTCCATTTGACAGTGTGTTTGTGCGCAATCATCTCGTTGGCGCAATACAGGCTGCCGAAGGCACGATAGATGTACAAATAAATGAATGGAAATTTGCCCGTCATGCTGAACCTGACGTTGTAGCAGGTAGAATCTACGAAACCAAAGCAGGCTACGCAATTACCGATAGTAATACTTTTACTAGTGTAATCTATGTAGCAGTGTGATACTTTTTTTGTATATTTGCTACATATTTATGGCTACAAACTTCAAAAAGTAGCAAAAGTCCGAAAATATCGGGCTTTTTTAGTATATTTGTAAAATATGAGCGTTTGGGATACAAATTTGGTCAAAGTATTGAAATACTACCTGCCACCTGTACTTAGACAACCTCTTCACCTCAAATGGATAGAGGTCTTTGCTTACGGATTTACACAAATATTTAACGCGTTAAAACAATACAGAACTCGTAGTCAAAAAGAACTTGCCTACAACGGACAAACCAACAACCTCAAACGTATGCTCAACAATAAATTTGACAAGATTTTGCGAAGGTTTGAGGTGTATAACATATTCGCACTAAACCTACCTGATGTGTTTTGGACAGTGCCCGAAACGACACCGAATTTTTTCTACCAGGTGAGCGAAAGTACGCCGAATTTTATTTATACTGAAATAGAGTATTATGCGCCTGTTACGGTTGAAATCCATGCGCCAAGCGATTACATAACATTAGAAACCACTATCCGAAGGGCGATTGAAAGTGTGCTGATTGCAAGTATCCGTTACAAAATTGTGTGGATATGAGTAAAAAATTGGTTTTTGCAGAACTGGCGGACAAGTTCAGCGAACAAATGATGCCTAAAATACTGCGTAAAGTGGGCAATGAAGCGGTTAACTTTTTTACCAACAACCTGACAAGAGGGATAACAACAAGGGGTGTGCCGTTCAAGCCCCGTGTATATGACCTTAAAAACCGAAAGGGCAGAAGTATTCTTATTCAAACTGGAGATTTACGCAGGAGTATTGAGATTAAAAACATAGATGCAGACAGCGTAGAGATAGGTTCAGATTTAGACTATGCCAAGCCACACAACGAAGGGGAAGAGATTGCTATAACTCCTCAAATGCGTAAGTTCTTTTGGGCAAAATACTATGAGGCTACTAAACGCATAAAGACCACCAAAAAAGGGACGGTTTCGCAAAGCAAAAGCAATCTCCAAATTAGCAGCGATGCACAGTTCTGGAAAAATATGGCTGTCAAGCAAAGTCCGATTAAAATACCCCG
Protein-coding regions in this window:
- a CDS encoding phage virion morphogenesis protein gives rise to the protein MSKKLVFAELADKFSEQMMPKILRKVGNEAVNFFTNNLTRGITTRGVPFKPRVYDLKNRKGRSILIQTGDLRRSIEIKNIDADSVEIGSDLDYAKPHNEGEEIAITPQMRKFFWAKYYEATKRIKTTKKGTVSQSKSNLQISSDAQFWKNMAVKQSPIKIPRRQFIGDSKRLRKVILSVIERELKKI